GCTTTTCGGCAGCGGCCGGGCGGCGTCGCCGCTTGCTGCGCTTGGCGTGCCAGCTTTGGCCTCGTCGGCCTCGTCGGCCATTTCGGCGCCGTCACGCATGGTCGCCGCCTGGCGGTTCGCATTTGCCGCCGTGTCCATGATTGCACTCATAATGGCTCTCCCAAAAAATGCGCTTACGGAACGTCTGGTTGGAGCGCGATGTTATGCGCGGATCTTGAACGAAGCTGCGTAAGCTTGGGGGTTCTTGCCATCCCACACCGTGCCATCCATCAGCTTCGAGGTCCGCAGCGCATCTTTCGGCACCGGCGTCTTGGTCATGGCTGCGGCGTCCTTGTACAGATCGATCTGGCTCACCGACTTGGCCACCGCCAGGTAGTCGGGATCCGTCTTCAGCAAACCCCAGCGCCGGTGCTGCGTCATGAACCACATGCCATCCGACAGGTAGGGGAAATTGACCAGGCCGTCGTTGTAGAACTTCATGTAGTTCGGATCGTCCCAGGTCTTGCCCAGGCCGTTCTGGTAGCGTCCCATGATGCGCTGGTCGATCACGTCCTTGCTGGTGTTGACATAGGATTTGTCAGCGATCGCTTCCGCCATCTTGTTCTTGTTGGCGAGCGAGGCGTCGATCCACTTGCTGGCTTCCAGCACCGCGGCAATCAGGGCACGGCAGGTGTTCGGATTCTTGGCGGCGAATTCTGCGGTGGTGCCGAGTACTTTTTCCGGATGATCCTTCCAGATTTCCTGGGTGGTGATGGCGGTGATGCCAACGCCATCGACAATCGCCCGGTGACCCCACGGTTCGCCGACGCAAAAACCATCCATATTGCCGACCCGCATATTGGCCACCATCTGCGGCGGCGGCACGGTAATTACCTTGGCGTCCTTGAGCGGATTGACGCCGTTGGCGGCCAGCCAGTAGTACAACCACATGGCATGGGTGCCGGTCGGGAAAGTCTGGGCAAACGTGTATTCGCGCTTGTCGCTGGCCATCAGCTTCGCCAGCGAAGCGCCGTCCACCGCGCCTTTGTCCGCCAGCTTCTTGGAGAGCGTGATGGCCTGGCCGTTATTGTTGAGTCCCATCAGGATCGCCATGTCTTTCTTCTGGCCGCCGATGCCCATCTGCACGCCGTAGATCAAACCCGACAAGACATGTGCGGCATCCAGCTCGCCGTTGGCCAGCTTGTCGCGCACGCCGGCCCAGGAAGCTTCCTTGCTGAGGACGATCTTGATGCCGTATTTTTTATCGAAGCCGAGCAGCGACGCCATCACCACCGAGGCGCAATCCGTGAGCGGAATGAAGCCGATCTTGACTTCGGTTTTTTCCGGCTTGTCCGAGCCGGCTGCCCATGCGCCGGTGCTAGATAATCCCAACATGCTGGCTCCTGCCGCGAGAGTGGCGGTTTGTAGTATTTGGCGGCGCTTGCCGTCGACAGCCAAGCTCAGGTCAAGACCATCTTGCGGCAGTGCTTTTTTTGATTCCATCGCATGGCTCCACTTTGTTTTCGGCAAACAAAAAAGGCGTCGTTCCACAATGAACAAGTCATGTGGAAAGACACCTTTGTCTTATGTGGAAAAGACCGCCGTTAGCCGATTCCAGCAGCGCCAACGCTGGCGCCTGAAATTAACTATGCAAAGCACGTGCCAGGAGTTTCAGGGAGAACAGTGCCAGGATCCAGGCGCCAAAGCGCACCCGTTTTGTGCGTCGCACCAAACAGGCTCACGATTTTCGGGCATTCCTGCCGATGCCGGGCCGCTTCGATAACGCGGCTTGGGGCTCGTTAGGGAATAAGTTGGGCATTTGGGCGGACGTAGCTGGCGCGCTGCTGCGTCCGCCCAAATGCCCAACTTATTCCCTAACGGGGCCTTAGCCCAGCAAATCGGCGGCATCGATGATCCGCTGCGCTACCTCGGACAACTTCAGGTTCTTGTCCATCGCCAGCCGGCGCAGCTTTTGATAAGCCTCCTGCTCGCTCAGCTTGTGATGTTCCATCAGCAAGCCTTTGGCGCGCTCCAGCACCTTGCGCTCCGCCAGCTTCAGCTTGGTATCGGACAGTTCCGCCAGCAATTTCTGCTCCTGGCGGAAGCGCGCCAGGGCGACATCCAGCACAGGTTTGATGCGCGCCGTCTGCAACCCTGCCACGATGTAGGCAGAGACGCCGGCGGCCATGGCGGCATCCATGCTGGAAGTCTTGGCATCCTCGGTAAACAGCACGATCGGCCGGCGCGCGTCGCGGGTCGCCACCACCACATGCTCCAGCACGTCGCGGGAGTCGGATTCGGCGTCCACGATGATCATATCTGGTTGCAACTGAGCAATTCTTTCAGGAAGATAGAGGTCGGCGGGAAGCGAAGCGATGATGTTGTAGCCGGCCTCCAGCAAGCCGATGCGCAAGTCCTTGCCGCGCGCAGCCTGGGCGGCAAACGCAGGATCGTCTTCGCCCTCGATGGCGACAGGATTGACCACAACGATACGTAGACTTTGCATGCTTGAAACCTTCGTCCGCGGACGACTCATTGAGCTACGGTTAGACCGGATGGGATAGCGTTTTATCCATCGCTGCCATGCAAGCATGCAAAAATCGCACCATGCAGATGCGAACGGCCGCCGCGCGCCGGCGGCCGGATGACTTTATGCCAACTGCCAGTCTATGGTTTCACCGCCGTTCAGCGGCACCAGCGTGGTATCGCCCAGCGGCAGCTCGGCCGGCAAGGCCCACGGCTGGCGCTTCAGGGTCACGCTGCCCTGGTTGCGCGGCAGATTGTAGAACGCCGGCCCATTGAAACTGGCGAAGGCTTCCAGCTGATCCAGCGCCCCGGCCTGATCAAACGCTTGTGCGTACAGCTCCATCGCATGCAGCGCGGTATAGCAGCCGGCGCAGCCGCAAGCGTGCTCCTTCAGGCCCTTGGGATGCGGCGCCGAATCGGTGCCGAGGAAGAAACGGCTACTGCCGGAAGTCGCCGCGCGCACCAGGGCCAGGCGATGCTCTTCCCGTTTCAGTACCGGCAGGCAATAGTAATGCGGGCGGATCCCGCCCTTGAAGATTTCGTTACGGTTGTACAGCAGGTGGTGCGCGGTGACAGTGGCGGCGACCGGACCTTCGGCGCTCTCGACGTACTGGGCGGCATCCTTGGTGGTGATGTGTTCAAACACCACTTTCAATTCCGGCATGTCGCGCCGCAGCGGCTGCATCACGCGCTCGATGAAGACGGCTTCGCGGTCGAAGATATCAATTGCCGGATCGGTCACTTCGCCGTGCACCAGGAAAGGCATGCCCAGCTCTTGCATCACTTCCAGCGTCTTGTAGCACTTGCTGAGATCGGTCACGCCGGCATCGGAGTTGGTGGTGGCGCCGGCCGGATACAGCTTGACCGCGTGCACGAAGCCGCTGTCCTTGGCGCGGCGGATTTCGTCGGGCGGCGTATTGTTGGTCAGGTACAGCGTCATCAAAGGCTCGAACGTCAGTTCGGGCGGCAGCACGGCGAGGATGCGCTCGCGATAGGCCGCGGCCTGCTCAGTGGTGGTGACCGGTGGCTTCAGGTTGGGCATCACGATGGCGCGGCCGAACTGGCGTGCGCTGTGCGGCAGCACGCTGGCCAGCGCTACGCCGTCGCGCAGATGCAAATGCCAGTCGTCGGGACGGGTAATGGTCAAGGTATCAGTCATCTTCATTCTCTTCTGCAAAAAGTCGCTCCAGCATGGCTGCCGGATTGTTCAGGAAATGGCGTGTGGTCGTATAGTGTTCAGTGTCTTTTGCAACAGCGCCAGGAAGGTCACTTCCGGATGAAACTGGATCTGCTCCAGCTCCCGCACGGCAGGAATGCAGAAGGGATAGGCATCGTAGTCAATCGCCATATCGGGATTGAGTTTCAGGCTGCGCAGATAAGGTTTGATGGAGAGCATGGCGTGGCGACGGCTTCAATGAGCGTCATTTTACCGCAGCCGCAGCGGCCGGCCTGAATCGCAGCCGCGGCCAGCACTGGCAGGCGTCCATGAAAAAGCCGCTCAGGCATGCACCGGAGCGGCTTCTTGTCCTGCCAGCAATCCTGCGATCAGTGAATGATCTTGGCCAGGAAGTCGCGTGCACGGTCGGAGCGCGGCGCGCCGAAGAACTCTTCCTTGCGGCAGTCTTCCACCACCAGACCCTTGTCCATGAACACCACGCGGTTGGCGACCTTCTTGGCGAAACCCATTTCATGGGTCACCACCATCATGGTCATGCCTTCTTGCGCCAGGCCGACCATCACGTCCAGCACTTCATTGATCATTTCCGGATCGAGCGCCGAAGTCGGCTCGTCGAACAGCATGGCGATCGGATCCATCGACAACGCGCGGGCAATCGCCACGCGTTGCTGCTGGCCGCCGGACAGCTGGCCTGGGAACTTGTCTTTCTGCGCGATCAAGCCGACCCGGTCCAGGTATTTCAAGCCTTTTTCGTTGGCTTCATCCTGGCTGCGGCCGAGCACCTTGACCTGGCCGATGGTCAGGTTTTCGCGGATCGACATGTGCGGGAACAGCTCGAAGTTCTGGAACACCATGCCGATGCGCGCGCGCAGTTTCGACAGGTTGGTCTTCGGATCGCCGACCGAAACGCCGTCGACCGTGATCTCGCCCTTCTGGAACGGCTCGAGGCCGTTGACGGTCTTGATCAGCGTCGATTTACCGGAACCCGACGGTCCGCACACGACGACCACGTCGCCCTTGGCCACTTGCGTGGTGCAATCGGTCAGGACTTGAAATTGACCGTACCATTTGCTGACGTTGTTAAGCTTAATCATGAGTATTTCTCCTAATTCCTGAATTCTATTGTGCAACTGGCGGCAACCCTGCTCAGGGCATGCCGCCGTCCATTATCGAATAATCGCAACCTTGTGCTGCAGCTGCTTGACCAGCGACGACAAACCGAAGCTCATCACGAAGTACACCACGGCGACAAACACATACATCTCCACCAGACGGCCGTCACGCTGCGCGATCTTCGAAGCAACGGTAACGAAGTCCGGCACTGAGCCCAGCACATAGACCAGCGAAACGTCCTGGAACAGCACGATGGTTTGCGTCAGCAGGATCGGGATCATGTTGCGGAACGCTTGCGGCAGCACCACATTGCCCATCATCTGCCAGTAATTCATGCCGAGCGCATAGCCGGCGGAAATCTGGCCGCGTGGAATCGACTGGATCCCGGAACGCATGATTTCGCAATAATAAGCTGCTTCAAACAAGATGAAGGTAATCAGTGCCGATGAAAAGGCGCCGACCTGCACCGGCTGTTGCGCACCGATGATCCAGGCGCCGATATACGGCACCAGGAAGTAGAACCAGAAAATCACCAGCACCAGCGGCACCGAACGGATCAGGTTGACATAGCTGGTGGCGATCAGCGAGATGACCTTGTTGTGCGACAGACGCATCATCGCCAGCACGGTGCCGAACAGGATGCCGCCTATCATCGCTACCAAGGTCAGCGTCAGCGTGAACTTCATGCCGGTGGTGAACAGGTAGAACCAGGAACGCTGGATTACGTCAAAATCGAAATTTGAAAACATGATTAATGGCCTCCTGTATTCGCACTGCCAGAGGCAATAAATCCTGGAATCGCAATGGCTTTTTCAAGCCAGCGCGCCAGCAGCAAGGCAATCCCCGAGATGATCACGTAAATCACCGTGGCGCCGGTCAGGGCTTCGAAAGTCTGGAACGTAAATTCACGCATTGAGTAGGTCGCGGCGGTCAGTTCCACCAGGCCGATGGTCAATGCGACCGAACTGTTCTTGATGATCGCTGCAAATTCGTTGGTCAGGGACGGAATGATGATCCGGAACGACATCGGCAGCAATACGTAGCGATATGTTTGCGGCAACGTCAAGCCGAGTGCAGTACCCGCCAGCTTTTGGCCACGGGGCAGTGCATTGATGCCAGCGGAAACCTGTACGGCAATCCGCGACGACGTAAAAAAAGCCAGCGCCAGGAAGGCGGTAATGAACGAAGCATTCGGCAGGCTCTTGAGCCAGCCGCCAATGCTCGCGGGTACTATCTCCGGCATGACGAAATACCAGAGGAACATCTGAACGATTAATGGAATGTTACGAAATAATTCGACATAGCCGTTGGCCACGCGTACTGCCCACTTGTTCGGCATGGTGCGAATCGTACCGATCACCGTACCGATGACCAGCGCCATGATCCAGGCTGAAATAGACAACGCAAGCGTCCATTTCAGACCGGTCAGCAAGGTGTCCATGTAAGTACTGACACCGTCGGGTGACTCTTGCCAGAAGATGCCCCAGTTCCACGGATAATGCATATTAAGTCCCCTCTCACTCTCAAACTCACTGCTGCTGCCTGAAACCATCTGAATGTACCGGATCTGCTGTAATCCGGCACCCGGATTGTGCATCGCAGCAAATCAATTGCAGAAACAAAATGGGAGGCTTCCGCCTCCCCCTTCATTCCTTCAGCTAGCCAATCTTATTTTTTCTTCGACGATTGTTTTTGCGCTTCAGGCACGGCGGCGTAGGCAGCCGGATCAGCGGAATCGGTCGGATGAGCAAATGCTGCCTTCAGTTGCGGGCTCATCGGCACGTTCAGGTTGATACCCTTAGGTGGAATCGCCTTCAGGAACCATTTTGCGTAGATGTCGTTAACCTGGCCCGATTTGTACAGGTTGGTCAACGCGGTATCGACAGCCAGCTTGAAAGCAGGGTCGTCTTTACGCTCGATGATGCCGTACGGCTCAACCGACAGCGCTTCGGTGGTGATTGCATAGTCGTTAGGCGCTCTCGAGCTGGCAGCCAGCGAGGCCAGCAGGATGTCGTCCATCACGAATGCAGTTGCACGGCCGGTTTCAACCATCAGGAACGCTTCAGCGTGGTCCTTGGCAGCCAGGATGTTCATGCCGAGGTTGCGTTCGCCATTGAGAATCGTGACTTGCTTCAGGTTCGAAGTGCCGGAAGTGGAAACGATGGTCTTGCCCTTGAGGTCGTCCAGCGCCTTGATGTTGGATGATTTCTTGGCCAGGATGCGGTTCGCGGTCACGTACATGGTCGGCGCAAAGGAAACAACCTTTTGGCGATCGGCATTGTTGGTGGCGGAATCGCAGGACAGGTCGATGGTGCCGTTGGAGATCAACGGAATACGAGTCGCCGATGTCACCGGAACCATCTTGACGTTGAGTGCTGTCATGCCCAGCTGCTTTTGAATCGCAGTAGCGGCTTTCAGGCACAGGTCGATCGAATAGCCTTGATACGATTGTTTGTCATCAAGGTAAGAGAAAGGGATAGAAGAATCGCGCACACCCAGGGTAATGGTGCCGGTGTCCTTGATTTTTTTGAGTGTTCCGGTCAGTTCTTGCGCTTGCACGGAGCCAACCAGCACTCCCAGGCCAACCAAAGCGACGACCAATTTCGATGACATCATAACAACTCCCGTTAAAGATTATCTGTATAGTTTAACAAACTCGCTGCTCGCACAGCGGACTTATACCCATGCATATTTTTTATTTTTACAGCTCTCCTCCAAAAATACTGGTCTCCCCAACCTGTATAAATTTTCAACTACGGCCAATTTTATTCTTGCTATAGCCTCGCTACAGTTAATTTCCTACATGATCCGACGGAAAGCGCAATGACTCTCTGAAAAGATAGCTCATAGGCATGTTCAGCGTAAGATTATTTTTTGCCGGTATCGCACTCAGGAACCACTTGGTATACAGCTTTTGGATTTCGCCGTCGTGTATGATGCGGCCCATTTCGCGGTCCACCAGGCCTTTGTATACCGGATCGCCCTTCGGCAGCATGATAGCGTACGGCTCGGTTGTCAAAGGATCACCAACCACTGCATACGCAGCCGGGTCCTTGGCCGTCGCCTTCAAGCCGTACAGCAGCACATCATCCATCACGAAGGCATCGGCCGCCTTGTCTTCCACCATCTTGAACGACTCGTTGTGATCCCGCCCTTCCAGCACCGTCATGTTCAGCGCACGAACCTGGCCGCGGTCATCCAGCGACTTGACGCTGGTGGTGCCCTTGGTCGTCACCACTTTCTTATTGCGCAGGTCCGGCCAGTTCTTGATCGTATCGCTGGTCCGCACGATCATGCGCGTGGACGCCATGAAATGCGCAATGGTGAAATCGACCCGCTTGCGCCGTTCTGCATTGTTGGTGGTAGACCCGCACTCCAGATCCACCTTGCCGCCGGCAATCATGTCAAGCCGGTTGGATGAAGTCACCGGCACGTAGGCGATATTCAGCTGCGGCAATTTCAATTGTTGCTTTACGGCATCTGCAATTTTCAAGCACAAGTCGATCGCATAACCCACCGGCTTCTTGTCCTGGTCCAGAAAGGAAAAAGGAAAAGATGCCTCTCTGTAGCCGATCGTGATGGTCTTGCTGTCGCGAATCCTTGCCAGCGCGTCTTCCGCCTGCGCCGCAGCCGCGCTCAAACCCAGACTCAGCGCCAGCGCCACGCTTAAACTGCTTGTCCGGCGCCACGCGGACGTACCACTCTTGTTGATTTCCCTGATTGCCACGCTGTTCTCCTGTTGATATTTGCTAATGATGTCGAATTATTTTTCGGTCCGGAATGTGCATAACATGCAATATTCAAGCCAGCTATTCGCTTGTCCGTCGCGATTGTTTTTCATCGCTTCCAGATGGACAAACGCCCCGGATTCTACCGGGGCCAGATAGTACACGCGCAAGCGGCGATTTGGGTCGCCAATTGCGCGCATGCAAAACATTTCGACTATAGCTCAACTTAGCGCTGTATCAATTCGATCCAATCAAGGATACAAACCGCGCATTTCGCGCGCCTGCAATACCCGGGTACAGGCAACGATGAACGCCGCGGTACGCAGCGAGACCTTTTTCTCTTCAGCCAATTGCCACACCGCCGTGAACGCTTCGCGCATGATGCGGGTGAGGCGCAGATTGATTTCGTCTTCGGTCCAGAAGAAGCTGGAGAAATCCTGCACCCACTCGAAATAACTGACAGTCACGCCGCCAGCGTTGGCGATTACGTCAGGCACCACCAGCACGCCTTTTTCATGCAGGATGTCATCCGCTGCCGGGCTGGTCGGGCCGTTCGCGCCTTCCAGGATGATCTTGGCGCGGATCTTGCCGGCGTTCTCGACAGTGATCTGCTGTTCCAGCGCCGCAGGCACCAAAATATCGCAATCCACCCCCCAAAACTGCGCACGGTCGCTGATTTCTTCGCCGCCGCTGAAGCCGGCCACGCTGCCGGTTTTGTGCACGTGGGCCTGCAATGCCGCCACGTCCAGGCCGCTGGAACGCGTCACGGTGGAAATATGATCCTGCACCGCCACCACTTTGGCGCCGGCGTCCGAGAACAGACGCGCCGCAATGCTGCCGACGTTACCGAAACCCTGCACCGCGATCTTGGCGCCATGGATATCCAGGCCGCGCTTGACCGCCGCTTCGCAACCCACCACGAACACGCCGCGGCCGGTGGCTTCGCGCCGTCCCAGGCTGCCGCCCAGTGAAATCGGCTTGCCGGTCACCACGCCCGAAGCAGTGCTGCCCTGGTTCATGGAATAGGTGTCCATCATCCACGCCATGATCTGTTCGTTGGTGTTGACGTCCGGCGCCGGAATGTCCTTGTTAGGGCCGATGATGATGCCGATTTCGCTGGTGTAGCGCCGTGTCATGCGCTGCAGCTCGCCTTGCGACAGCGTCTTCGGGTCAACCCGGATGCCGCCCTTGGCGCCGCCGTACGGCACGTTGACTGCCGCGTTCTTGACCGTCATCCAGGCCGACAGCGCCATCACTTCAGACAGTGTTACGTCCTGGTGGAAACGGACACCGCCCTTGCCCGGGCCGCGCGAAGTATTGTGCTGAACACGGTAACCTTCGAAGTGAGCAATGGTGCCGTCATCGCGTTCGATAGGGACGTCGACGATCAGCATGCGCTTCGGACGCTTCATGGTCTCGACCCAGCGGGCCAGGTTGCCAAGGTAAGGTGTAACGCGATCGATTTGTTCGAGATAGTCGCCCCATGGGCCGATGCCATGTTGCGAGAGATAAGATGGGACTTCGTGCTTGATAGTCATGCTTTTGCGCGCTCCAGGAAGTGGCAGACCGGCTCCCATATGAAAGACTGCAGCGGGAGCAAAATCGATCTAGTGCCGCATCGTAGGACAACGTCACAGGGCATTGCCAATGCTTTGTGCGCATGTAACTATGCAAATTTTGCATTGATATTAAAAATACAATTTTCGTGCCGGAGATATGGCTTTTGCCGGCGCACCGGTGGGCAATTAACGCTGACTGGAAATGGCGGGAATGACAGTTTTGCGCTTGGCGCCTTTGGCCGCCAGTTCCTGCTGTTGCAGCAAATACGCCCACAATCTGGCGACCACCGGCTTGCCCGGTCTTTGTATGGTCGGCCGTTCGCGATACAGGCGGATTTCCATGGTCGCTTCCCATTCCGGCGCCGCCTGGTCGACGCTGGCAAGCTGCTTCAGCTTGACCTCGCGGGTCACTGCGGACTCCGGCAGGAAGGCCACCCCATGCCCTTCCAGCGCCATCATTTTCAAGCCTTCCGCCATATCGGTTTCATAGCGCTTTTCAAGATACAGCGGCTTCTTGGCGTCGGCCAGGATCAGTTCCACCATGCGTCCCAGATACGCATTGCTGGTGTACGACAGGAACGGCAAAGGCGCGCTGGCGCTGCCGGGAAAGCGATAGTCGGGCTCGCCGGCCTTGTTGCAATGAGCGTAGGCGCGCAGCACTTCGCTGCCGAGCGTGATCAGATCGTAGCGGCCGGTATCGAGCTGCACCGGCTGGCGCGGATGGTGATAGCACAGCAGCAGATCGCAGCCGCCGTCGACCATCGCCATCACCGCGTCATGCACGTTCAAGGCCAGCAGGCGCGTGTTGAGCGGACCGAACCCATCTTCCAGCACGCGGATCCAGCGCGGCACATAGGTCAGCGAGAGCGTATGGGGCACCGCGAAATCGACCGTGCTCAAGGCCGTCGGCCGCTTGCCGCGCATCAGCGCGCGGGCGTTGTTGATCTGGCCGAGCATCTCTAGCGCCTGCTCGTAAAAGACTTCGCCGGCCGCGGTCAGCCGCGTCGGATAAGAAGTGCGGTCGATCAGATCGGCGCCCAGCCACGCCTCCAGCGACTGGATGCGGCGCGAAAACGCCGGTTGCGTAACATGACGCAATTCTGCCGAACGGCTGAAACTATGGGTTTCCGCCAACGAAATGAAGTCTTCTAGCCATTTGCTTTCCATGCCGCTATCGTAACGCGAGTCGGGATTCTCAAACAATATTAATTGCGGGACAGAGTTTATGAGTCGCCGCAGCGCGACGAATTACTCTGTCCCCAACTGATCAGATAAAACGGTCAAACCACAAAGAACAGTTTCGATTTTATGTACGGTAGCGTACGCGGAAATCTGATCAATTTACACCATCCGGATTACATTTCCAGCATAACCGTCAGCGTCGGACAGTGGCGGCGATACGCTCCCGATCTCCTCCGGGTGCGCTTGCTGGCGCAGCCACATCTGCGCATAAGCGCCGTCCGCTGCCAGCAACTGGGCATGCGTGCCACGCTCGACGATGCGGCCATGATCGAGCACCAGGATCTGCTCAGCGTCGGCAATCGTCGACAGCCTATGGGCGATCACCAGCGTCGTGCGGTCCCTGGCGATTTCCTTCAGCTGCGCCTGGATCGCCTGCTCGGATTTCGAATCCAGCGCCGAAGTCGCCTCGTCGAAAATCAGCACGGCTGGATTCTTCAGCAAGGTGCGGGCGATGGCGACACGCTGCTTTTCGCCGCCTGACAATTTCAAGCCGCGCTCGCCGACCATCGAGTCATAGCCGTCCGGCAGCGACTCGATGAAATCGTGGATATGCGCGGCCTTGGCGACCGCCACGATTTCCGCCTTGCTGGCGCCCGGCTTGCCATAGGCGATGTTGTACTCGATGCTATCGTTGAACAGCACCGTATCCTGCGGCACGATGCCGATCGCCTGGCGCAGCGAGGCTTGCGTGATGTCGCGCAGGTCCTGGCCGTCGATGGTGATGCGGCCGCTGTTGATATCGTAGAAGCGGAACAGCAGGCGCGACAAGGTCGACTTGCCGGAACCGCTGTGGCCGACCACCGCGGTGGTGGTGCCGGCGGCGATCGTGAAGTCGACATCGAACAGGATCTGGCGCTTGCTTTCATAGCTGAAATCCACGTGCGAAAAGCGCACTTGCGCGCCGCCGGTCAGCAGCGGCCGCGCGCCGTCTGCATCGGCGATTTCGCGGTTCTCATCCAGCAGGTGGAACAGCCGTTCCATGTCCGCCAGGCTCTGCTTGATTTCCCGATAAATCACGCCAAGGAAATTCAAGGGGATGTATAGCTGGATCATGAAGGAATTGACCAACACCAGGTCGCCCAGGGTCATCTTGCCGTCGATCACGCCTTGCGTCGCCCGCCACAAGATCAAGGTGACCGCAGTGGCGATGATCAGCGATTGTCCGGTGTTCAGCAGCGACAGGGAAGTCTGCGATTTCACCGCTGCGGTTTCGTAACGCATCAAGCCATCGTCATAGCGCCTGGCCTCGTATTCTTCATTGCCGAAGTACTTGACGGTTTCGTAGTTGATCAGCGAATCGATGGCCTTGGTGTTGGCGCTGGAATCGAGCGTATTCATGGTGCGCCGGAAGTGGGTGCGCCACTCGGTCACAGTCACCGTAAAAGCGATATAGCTGACCAGCGCCACCACCGTGATGCCGGCAAACCAGATATCGTAATGCAGCACCAGGTAGCCCAGCACCAGCGAGATTTCAATCAGGGTCGGCAGGATGCTGAACAAGGCGTAGGACACCAGCGAGGATATGCCGCGCGTGCCGCGTTCGATATCGCGCGTCATGCCACCGGTCTGGCGGTTCAAATGGAAACGCAATGACAGCGCATGCAGATGGCGGAACACTTGCAACGCAATGGTTCGCACCGCTCGCTGGGTGACACGGGCGAACACGAATTCGCGCAGCTCGGTGAACAAGGTCGTGCTCAGGCGCAGCAGGCCGTAGGCCGCCAGTATTCCCAGCGGCAGCACCAGCATCGCCTGCGGATGGCTGGCGGTGATGGTCATGCTGTCGACCAGTTTTTTCAATACCAGCGGCACGCCGACATTGGCCAGCTTGGCGCCGAGCATGAACAGCAGCGCCAGCGACACCCGCCATTTGTAGGTCCATAGATAGGGCAGCAGAGTCTTGAGCGTGGCCCAGTCGCTGCGCTTGGGCTGGGCGCCGTTGTTCACGGTGGCAGCGGCGTCCGGCTGTGGGCTTGAATGGTGGCGCATTGGGTGACAATCTTAAAGAATGGTTTAAGCTACAGATATAAATAACTAATCAATTGTAGCTCTCGGGGAAAATAAAAGATGGCTGATCAAAACGACAATCAATTACCGCCAGACACCATGCCGCAACTGCGCGTGATGCCGATGCCGGCCGACGCCAACGTCCACGGCGACGTCTTCGGCGGCTGGATCATGGCACAGGTCGATATTGCCGGCTCACTGCCGGCCACGCGCCGCGCCAATGGCCGCGTCGCCACCATTGCAGTGAATTCCTTCCTGTTCAAGCAGCCGGTATTCGTCGGCGACCTGCTGTCGTTTTACGCCAGCATCGTCAAGGTCGGCAATACCTCCATCACGGTCAATGTCGAAGTCTATGCGGAGCGCAACCGGCTGCAGACCGAAATCGTCAAGGTGACGGAAGCTACGCTGACCTATGTCGCCACCGACGATCAGCGCAAGCCGCGCAAGCTGCCGCCGCTAATGCCCTGATCTGCCCTGATCAGTCCACGCCGCTGCCAATGATTTCCGGATTGGCGCCCAGCTCGCCGGAGATGCCGGCAGCGGCGGCTTGCACCACTGCG
The sequence above is a segment of the Collimonas sp. PA-H2 genome. Coding sequences within it:
- a CDS encoding amino acid ABC transporter substrate-binding protein; translation: MMSSKLVVALVGLGVLVGSVQAQELTGTLKKIKDTGTITLGVRDSSIPFSYLDDKQSYQGYSIDLCLKAATAIQKQLGMTALNVKMVPVTSATRIPLISNGTIDLSCDSATNNADRQKVVSFAPTMYVTANRILAKKSSNIKALDDLKGKTIVSTSGTSNLKQVTILNGERNLGMNILAAKDHAEAFLMVETGRATAFVMDDILLASLAASSRAPNDYAITTEALSVEPYGIIERKDDPAFKLAVDTALTNLYKSGQVNDIYAKWFLKAIPPKGINLNVPMSPQLKAAFAHPTDSADPAAYAAVPEAQKQSSKKK
- a CDS encoding amino acid ABC transporter substrate-binding protein; the encoded protein is MAIREINKSGTSAWRRTSSLSVALALSLGLSAAAAQAEDALARIRDSKTITIGYREASFPFSFLDQDKKPVGYAIDLCLKIADAVKQQLKLPQLNIAYVPVTSSNRLDMIAGGKVDLECGSTTNNAERRKRVDFTIAHFMASTRMIVRTSDTIKNWPDLRNKKVVTTKGTTSVKSLDDRGQVRALNMTVLEGRDHNESFKMVEDKAADAFVMDDVLLYGLKATAKDPAAYAVVGDPLTTEPYAIMLPKGDPVYKGLVDREMGRIIHDGEIQKLYTKWFLSAIPAKNNLTLNMPMSYLFRESLRFPSDHVGN
- a CDS encoding Glu/Leu/Phe/Val dehydrogenase, with the protein product MTIKHEVPSYLSQHGIGPWGDYLEQIDRVTPYLGNLARWVETMKRPKRMLIVDVPIERDDGTIAHFEGYRVQHNTSRGPGKGGVRFHQDVTLSEVMALSAWMTVKNAAVNVPYGGAKGGIRVDPKTLSQGELQRMTRRYTSEIGIIIGPNKDIPAPDVNTNEQIMAWMMDTYSMNQGSTASGVVTGKPISLGGSLGRREATGRGVFVVGCEAAVKRGLDIHGAKIAVQGFGNVGSIAARLFSDAGAKVVAVQDHISTVTRSSGLDVAALQAHVHKTGSVAGFSGGEEISDRAQFWGVDCDILVPAALEQQITVENAGKIRAKIILEGANGPTSPAADDILHEKGVLVVPDVIANAGGVTVSYFEWVQDFSSFFWTEDEINLRLTRIMREAFTAVWQLAEEKKVSLRTAAFIVACTRVLQAREMRGLYP
- a CDS encoding LysR family transcriptional regulator, with translation MESKWLEDFISLAETHSFSRSAELRHVTQPAFSRRIQSLEAWLGADLIDRTSYPTRLTAAGEVFYEQALEMLGQINNARALMRGKRPTALSTVDFAVPHTLSLTYVPRWIRVLEDGFGPLNTRLLALNVHDAVMAMVDGGCDLLLCYHHPRQPVQLDTGRYDLITLGSEVLRAYAHCNKAGEPDYRFPGSASAPLPFLSYTSNAYLGRMVELILADAKKPLYLEKRYETDMAEGLKMMALEGHGVAFLPESAVTREVKLKQLASVDQAAPEWEATMEIRLYRERPTIQRPGKPVVARLWAYLLQQQELAAKGAKRKTVIPAISSQR